One window of Cohnella hashimotonis genomic DNA carries:
- a CDS encoding sensory rhodopsin transducer: MSKEGAKNWYIVDGYLPYKGKVEGEIFEGHEAVMILNCQDEDAEIFMDIYYEDRDPDENIRVLAKAKRVKCIRMDRPDDIGGIRLDRQLQYSLRFRSNIEVIIQYGRMDIAQPNLAYIGMMGYSE, encoded by the coding sequence GTGAGCAAAGAGGGAGCAAAAAACTGGTATATCGTCGACGGTTATTTACCGTACAAGGGCAAAGTCGAAGGAGAAATTTTCGAAGGCCATGAAGCCGTGATGATATTGAATTGCCAGGACGAGGATGCGGAGATCTTCATGGACATCTACTACGAAGATCGAGACCCGGATGAGAACATCCGAGTGTTGGCCAAGGCGAAGCGCGTCAAATGTATCCGCATGGATCGTCCCGACGATATCGGCGGCATCCGGCTAGATCGCCAGCTCCAATATTCGTTGAGGTTCAGAAGCAATATCGAAGTCATTATTCAGTACGGCAGAATGGACATTGCCCAACCCAATCTGGCCTATATCGGTATGATGGGATACTCGGAATAA
- a CDS encoding ABC transporter permease — MNIKKTKREMPLHLMLVPGVVILLIYCYYPMLGFAIAFQKFIPINGLFGSNWIGLGNFRYVLQMPDIWKVLGNTVFIATMKILFGLIVPIVVAILINELKVMLIKRGVQTLIYLPHFLSWVILGGVLVDILSPSEGIVNQLLNAVGLDSVFFLGSNHWFPSVLIFSDVWKEFGFSTIVFLAAITGINPALYEAAIVDGASHTRQMWHITLPGMVPIIVLMATLSLGNVLNAGFDQVFNLYSPSVYESGDILDTLIYRIGLLDAQFGVATAIGLFKSIVSFVLIAVSYFMAYRLVNYRIF, encoded by the coding sequence ATGAATATAAAAAAGACCAAGCGCGAGATGCCGTTACATCTGATGCTGGTGCCCGGCGTAGTCATACTGTTGATCTACTGCTACTATCCGATGTTAGGATTCGCAATCGCCTTTCAGAAGTTTATTCCGATCAACGGATTGTTCGGCTCGAATTGGATCGGACTCGGCAATTTCCGGTACGTGCTGCAGATGCCGGACATATGGAAGGTGCTTGGCAATACCGTATTCATCGCCACCATGAAAATTCTGTTCGGGCTGATCGTTCCGATCGTCGTTGCGATTCTTATCAATGAATTGAAGGTCATGCTGATTAAACGGGGCGTCCAGACGCTCATTTATTTACCGCATTTTCTGTCCTGGGTTATTCTTGGCGGCGTGCTCGTCGATATTTTATCGCCTTCGGAAGGCATCGTTAACCAGCTGTTAAATGCGGTCGGTTTGGATTCCGTATTTTTTCTGGGCAGCAATCATTGGTTTCCGTCCGTGCTCATCTTCTCGGATGTGTGGAAGGAATTCGGCTTCAGCACCATCGTGTTTCTGGCTGCGATTACGGGAATCAATCCTGCCTTGTACGAGGCGGCGATCGTGGATGGGGCCAGTCACACGAGACAGATGTGGCATATTACATTGCCGGGCATGGTACCGATTATCGTGTTGATGGCGACATTGAGTTTGGGCAATGTGCTTAATGCCGGTTTTGATCAAGTATTTAACTTATACAGTCCGAGCGTATATGAAAGCGGGGATATTCTGGATACGTTGATCTATCGGATCGGCCTGCTGGATGCGCAATTCGGCGTAGCGACGGCGATCGGGCTGTTCAAGTCCATCGTTTCCTTCGTACTCATTGCCGTCTCCTACTTCATGGCTTATCGGTTGGTCAATTATCGCATTTTTTAA
- a CDS encoding carbohydrate ABC transporter permease: MFHVQHRASLSRRAFVVGNYTFLVALSLLCLLPLVQVLSISFSSSAAASAGLVKLFPVDFTLASYSYILQKQEFINSFGITLQRLILGFVTNMGLSLLCAYPLSKERKDLRIRSWYAWFFVFTILFSGGLIPTYMVISMTGLIDTLWALIIPSAVSVFNVILLLNFFRGLPQEVEESAFLDGAGHWTVLWKMYVPMSYPVLATVALFTMVFHWNSWFDGLIYMNFPKNYPLSTYLQLLVINSNPMKMDPRNLAGILEISERTTRAAQIFLGALPILIVYPFLQRFFVKGIVLGSVKG; encoded by the coding sequence ATGTTTCACGTGCAGCACCGGGCGTCCTTAAGCCGAAGAGCTTTCGTTGTAGGCAACTATACGTTTCTCGTCGCGCTTTCCTTGCTTTGCCTGCTTCCGCTAGTTCAGGTGTTGTCCATTTCCTTTAGCTCCAGCGCCGCCGCTTCAGCCGGGCTGGTCAAGCTGTTTCCCGTCGATTTCACTCTAGCCTCTTACTCGTATATTTTGCAGAAGCAAGAATTTATAAATTCCTTCGGCATTACGTTGCAGCGGCTTATTCTTGGTTTTGTCACTAACATGGGATTGTCGCTGCTTTGCGCGTATCCATTATCCAAGGAAAGAAAGGATCTGCGAATTCGCAGCTGGTACGCCTGGTTTTTCGTATTCACCATTCTGTTCAGCGGGGGTCTTATTCCTACGTACATGGTGATCAGTATGACCGGTTTGATCGACACGCTATGGGCGCTCATTATTCCGAGTGCCGTATCGGTGTTCAATGTCATCCTGCTGCTGAATTTTTTTCGGGGATTGCCGCAAGAAGTAGAGGAATCGGCCTTCCTGGATGGCGCGGGACATTGGACCGTATTGTGGAAAATGTATGTCCCGATGTCTTACCCGGTGTTGGCTACGGTAGCCTTGTTCACGATGGTGTTTCATTGGAACTCGTGGTTCGACGGGTTGATTTATATGAATTTTCCGAAGAACTATCCGTTGTCCACGTATTTGCAGCTATTGGTCATCAACAGTAATCCAATGAAGATGGATCCCCGGAATCTGGCGGGAATTCTGGAAATATCCGAGCGAACGACTAGAGCGGCGCAGATCTTCTTGGGCGCGCTGCCGATTCTCATCGTGTATCCGTTTCTACAGCGGTTCTTCGTGAAGGGAATCGTGCTTGGAAGCGTTAAAGGATAA
- a CDS encoding DUF4838 domain-containing protein — translation METAMLKRTGFLMLIVCLLVTMVTPYRAAAANNASDSEQAGTIVENHWAKEVLNKWIMLGLLQGDQDQNYRPDQPITRAEFAALIDRVFNLPEALASTNPFADVSNEAWYAKDIIKLYSAGMIKGTSADQFEPNKPIARQDAAVIVARAFQVKAVENQTNGSFSDASSISSYALAEVMALKAKGYVKGNGNNQFKPKQSTTRAEVVQMIDNVMGTLVMTKSVYESDVEGNLVVNTDGSSLKNIVVSGDLYITQGVEEGEVLLDGVTVKGSTYVLGGGKNSVIVRDSNLTGTLIVDKWDSQIRIVAEGTTVVHDVQMRSGGILKEENLQGIGFVKVSIDVPSGQTNPLIVLDGEFDEVDHRAGTASYELTKAAKVLLMIFNAPASVTGDGVIQTATLNVGGVKMNKWPIKINFSTGITVTIGNEVFSADHRNTTSNSGGTGTQPTPTPSSEPTTSPTPTPSSEPTTSPTPTPSSGPALTIAESGAAKADIFVDASAQDMIGLAAKELQDTIKMVSGAVLPIYRWNSEATVSAVLSVDELKINRAGQYPVQIHLVNNEDASSIVHFQSDNDDSITVDLPEQVELGSHEKKVINGSVKISAALLSGEYKIDVQASVSGTPLNPMTLTIQYEPNLIMNPGFEIANGSVPDGWFSPSGIRLAGESYSGDYAMRLDLGSSEYMFAQSTQNLKLEPGKQYKLSAMVKGSAAGVMNMEIHEVTNGGSPVIHRTELALSDQWKPVELVYSPAANATFDYNSIYFFMSGTASMWIDDVSLVEIVKASPNLITNNGFEAPNLAGWWGFSGYVFDDGEVSHSGEHSMRIELKGESYMYAQQDLNLQPGKRYKLRAWVKAASAGKLSMTIHEIQSGGGSNAAANVDATVGADEAWQLVEMEYAPAKETQFDSNRLYIFVSETNAVWVDDVSLTEMNEVVGQDGSGETNGETSDNGVRFLLATPDSHPGLTALFPEDIAYLQQSDGFAVRQVGNLIYIIGTEPKGVLNGVYDFIEKNAGVLWTRSQELGTLYDPQPTIQALHVNYREKSPFQIRGWHLTGSGAQGQFHSDPASEVMISRNKLNAKLAEFGNVSLWDDHERVGIKAFNIGHDLVYWLPSEEYFATHPEYFNTDGAGNYIPGTGETQINFYNPEVADVIAGRVKAFLKNNPREYVGMGINDTHYWMQGDLSNSPFELPDGTKIYPNEADYKSTVFYSFLNRIAAEVKKTYPDVKINTFAYFFAEVPPRIELEDNIVIVLAPASGDDRVPINTSEVSANNQYVVKLQGWLKKTKNIVMYNYYGSFPSATYERPIAEKVQADMKYYRDLGLMGVLPENIVDASTASWGVNALQFWLMQKLFWNPDADLEALKSEFIQKAYGAAAEPMKRYYDLIAQGWNYDQQPVSYITNTKAYIRSYIIDAGIKDEAQQALNEAWSLADQKARQRIEPIKTTFETMVFKYGEQSDLSAKATKTTASKEEIVSGLDFSQGPWADAEPTSQFFYMGTTDKAPVETKVRLLWDEENLYVAYENFDDDVSKIVASDNAPGDWWASGGDDDVETYVTGDLTGGAYYVFFANPKAVKFEYSGPAQNSAFSTQWEVHTEVASDRWKAIKVIPFASINVDPNVSKTLKGFFFREYHGKEGFFGWGGGSVWSWADFKTITLED, via the coding sequence GTGGAAACGGCAATGCTAAAACGTACGGGATTTCTCATGTTGATCGTGTGTTTGCTTGTCACGATGGTTACGCCCTACCGGGCAGCGGCAGCGAATAACGCGAGCGACAGCGAACAGGCAGGGACGATCGTTGAAAATCACTGGGCGAAAGAAGTATTGAACAAATGGATCATGCTTGGTTTGCTCCAGGGGGATCAAGATCAAAACTATCGTCCGGACCAACCGATCACCCGAGCTGAGTTCGCGGCATTGATCGATCGGGTATTTAACTTGCCAGAAGCGTTGGCAAGCACGAATCCGTTTGCGGATGTAAGCAATGAAGCCTGGTATGCCAAAGACATCATCAAGCTGTATTCCGCCGGCATGATTAAGGGAACAAGCGCCGATCAGTTTGAGCCCAACAAGCCGATTGCCCGCCAGGATGCCGCCGTTATCGTCGCCCGCGCCTTCCAAGTAAAGGCGGTTGAAAACCAAACGAATGGAAGTTTTTCCGATGCTTCATCCATATCCTCGTATGCGCTTGCCGAAGTGATGGCACTAAAGGCCAAGGGCTACGTTAAAGGGAACGGAAACAATCAGTTCAAGCCCAAACAATCGACGACCCGCGCTGAAGTCGTTCAGATGATCGACAACGTCATGGGGACGCTCGTCATGACAAAGAGTGTCTATGAGTCCGATGTTGAAGGAAATCTAGTCGTGAATACGGACGGAAGCTCGCTGAAAAATATAGTCGTATCGGGAGACTTGTATATCACGCAAGGCGTGGAAGAAGGAGAAGTCTTGCTCGATGGCGTAACGGTTAAAGGATCGACTTACGTACTGGGCGGGGGAAAAAATAGCGTGATCGTTCGAGATTCCAATCTGACGGGCACGTTAATCGTCGATAAATGGGATTCGCAGATTCGTATCGTAGCCGAAGGAACGACGGTCGTTCATGACGTTCAAATGCGATCCGGAGGCATTCTGAAAGAAGAGAATTTGCAAGGCATCGGATTCGTAAAAGTAAGCATTGACGTTCCAAGCGGCCAAACCAATCCATTGATCGTTCTGGACGGGGAATTCGATGAGGTGGACCATAGAGCCGGAACGGCAAGCTATGAGTTAACCAAAGCTGCCAAGGTTCTGCTCATGATTTTTAACGCTCCGGCGAGCGTAACCGGAGACGGCGTGATCCAGACCGCTACGCTAAATGTCGGCGGCGTTAAGATGAACAAGTGGCCGATCAAGATTAATTTCTCGACCGGAATAACGGTTACGATCGGGAACGAGGTTTTTTCGGCAGATCATCGAAATACGACATCAAATTCGGGAGGAACCGGAACACAACCGACACCGACGCCTTCGTCGGAACCAACAACCTCACCGACACCGACGCCATCTTCGGAACCAACAACTTCACCTACACCGACGCCTTCGTCGGGGCCTGCTTTGACGATTGCGGAATCAGGAGCAGCAAAGGCCGACATTTTCGTCGATGCTTCGGCGCAAGACATGATCGGCTTAGCCGCCAAAGAGCTTCAAGATACGATTAAGATGGTGAGCGGCGCCGTACTGCCGATCTATAGGTGGAACTCGGAAGCCACCGTAAGCGCGGTTCTTTCGGTCGATGAATTGAAGATCAACAGAGCGGGGCAGTACCCGGTTCAGATCCATCTCGTCAATAACGAGGATGCTTCGTCAATCGTTCATTTTCAGTCCGATAATGACGATTCGATAACCGTCGATTTACCTGAGCAAGTCGAGTTAGGAAGCCATGAGAAAAAAGTCATTAATGGTTCTGTTAAAATTTCGGCAGCTTTGCTCAGCGGCGAATATAAAATCGATGTTCAGGCCAGCGTATCGGGAACCCCTCTAAACCCGATGACGTTGACCATTCAGTACGAACCGAACCTGATCATGAATCCCGGTTTCGAAATCGCCAATGGAAGCGTACCGGACGGGTGGTTCTCGCCTTCCGGTATCAGGCTCGCCGGGGAGTCGTACAGCGGCGACTATGCGATGAGATTGGATTTAGGAAGCTCGGAATATATGTTTGCGCAATCGACTCAAAACCTTAAGCTAGAGCCCGGTAAGCAGTATAAACTAAGTGCGATGGTTAAAGGCAGCGCAGCCGGCGTCATGAATATGGAAATTCATGAAGTAACGAACGGGGGCAGTCCCGTCATCCATCGGACGGAACTCGCCTTAAGCGATCAATGGAAACCGGTGGAATTGGTTTACTCCCCGGCCGCAAACGCAACATTCGACTACAATTCGATTTACTTCTTTATGTCGGGAACGGCATCGATGTGGATCGACGACGTTTCGCTTGTGGAGATCGTGAAGGCTTCTCCAAACCTGATTACGAATAACGGATTCGAAGCGCCTAATCTGGCTGGCTGGTGGGGATTTTCCGGCTATGTTTTCGATGACGGCGAAGTATCCCATAGCGGCGAACATTCGATGCGGATCGAATTAAAGGGCGAGAGCTATATGTACGCCCAACAAGATTTAAACCTTCAACCGGGCAAAAGGTATAAATTGCGCGCATGGGTTAAAGCGGCATCGGCCGGAAAGCTGAGTATGACGATTCATGAAATTCAGTCTGGCGGCGGGTCTAACGCGGCTGCCAACGTGGATGCTACCGTAGGAGCGGATGAAGCTTGGCAGCTGGTGGAAATGGAGTATGCGCCGGCCAAGGAGACGCAATTCGATTCCAATCGCCTTTACATTTTCGTGTCCGAAACCAATGCTGTATGGGTCGACGACGTGTCGTTGACTGAAATGAACGAAGTTGTCGGCCAAGATGGCAGCGGCGAGACAAACGGAGAGACCAGCGATAACGGCGTTCGCTTCCTTTTGGCGACACCCGATTCTCACCCTGGCTTGACGGCGCTTTTCCCGGAAGACATCGCTTATTTGCAGCAATCCGACGGCTTTGCCGTTCGGCAAGTCGGGAATCTGATTTATATTATCGGAACGGAACCAAAAGGCGTACTTAACGGCGTCTATGATTTTATCGAGAAAAACGCAGGCGTGTTATGGACGCGTTCGCAAGAGCTTGGCACCTTGTACGATCCGCAGCCAACGATCCAAGCCTTGCATGTGAATTATAGGGAGAAGTCCCCGTTCCAAATACGCGGGTGGCATCTTACCGGGTCCGGGGCTCAAGGTCAGTTTCACTCGGATCCCGCTAGCGAAGTCATGATCTCACGCAATAAGCTGAATGCCAAGCTGGCGGAATTCGGGAACGTATCGCTCTGGGACGATCATGAGCGCGTGGGCATTAAGGCTTTTAATATCGGGCATGACCTTGTCTATTGGCTGCCGAGCGAAGAGTACTTCGCTACGCATCCGGAATACTTCAATACGGACGGAGCGGGGAATTACATTCCGGGTACGGGCGAGACGCAAATCAACTTCTATAATCCGGAAGTCGCGGACGTGATCGCCGGCCGGGTGAAGGCGTTTTTGAAAAACAACCCAAGAGAATACGTGGGAATGGGCATTAACGACACTCATTATTGGATGCAAGGGGATTTGAGCAACTCCCCGTTTGAATTGCCGGACGGCACGAAGATTTATCCGAATGAAGCGGATTATAAATCGACCGTTTTCTATTCATTCTTGAATCGGATTGCAGCTGAAGTGAAAAAGACTTATCCGGACGTCAAGATTAATACATTTGCTTACTTTTTTGCGGAGGTTCCTCCCAGAATTGAACTTGAGGACAACATTGTCATCGTCCTTGCTCCGGCTTCGGGGGATGATCGGGTGCCTATCAATACGAGCGAAGTCAGCGCCAACAACCAATATGTGGTCAAGCTGCAGGGTTGGCTGAAGAAAACCAAAAACATCGTCATGTATAACTATTACGGTTCTTTCCCTTCGGCGACCTACGAGAGACCGATTGCCGAAAAGGTACAGGCGGACATGAAATATTACAGAGATTTGGGGCTTATGGGCGTTCTCCCCGAAAATATCGTGGATGCGTCAACGGCGAGCTGGGGCGTGAATGCCCTGCAGTTTTGGCTGATGCAAAAGCTGTTCTGGAATCCGGATGCCGATCTCGAAGCATTAAAAAGCGAATTTATTCAAAAAGCGTATGGAGCGGCAGCCGAGCCGATGAAGCGGTATTACGATCTGATCGCGCAAGGCTGGAATTACGATCAACAGCCGGTCAGCTACATTACGAACACAAAAGCGTATATCCGGTCTTATATTATCGATGCCGGAATTAAGGACGAAGCGCAGCAGGCATTGAATGAAGCATGGTCATTAGCGGATCAGAAGGCGAGACAGCGGATCGAACCGATCAAAACGACCTTTGAGACGATGGTGTTCAAGTACGGGGAACAGTCCGACTTGAGCGCAAAAGCAACTAAAACGACGGCCAGCAAAGAAGAAATCGTCAGTGGGCTGGATTTTAGCCAAGGTCCATGGGCAGATGCGGAGCCGACTTCACAATTCTTTTATATGGGAACGACAGATAAGGCTCCCGTGGAAACAAAGGTACGGTTGCTTTGGGACGAGGAAAATCTCTATGTCGCCTACGAGAATTTTGACGATGACGTATCGAAGATCGTGGCAAGCGATAACGCCCCGGGCGATTGGTGGGCCAGCGGGGGAGACGACGACGTTGAGACCTACGTGACCGGCGATTTAACCGGAGGCGCCTATTATGTCTTCTTCGCCAACCCCAAGGCAGTCAAGTTCGAATACAGCGGTCCCGCTCAAAACAGCGCCTTTAGTACGCAATGGGAGGTGCATACCGAGGTTGCTTCTGACCGTTGGAAAGCGATTAAAGTCATTCCGTTCGCCAGTATTAACGTAGATCCAAACGTGAGTAAAACACTTAAGGGATTCTTCTTTAGAGAGTATCACGGCAAGGAAGGGTTTTTCGGATGGGGAGGCGGAAGCGTCTGGAGTTGGGCCGACTTCAAAACGATTACGCTTGAGGATTAA
- a CDS encoding LacI family DNA-binding transcriptional regulator: MSSIYQVAEMAGVSVATVSRVINERGYVSEKTRLKVQEAINILHYTPNQAAQSLTTSSTKLIGLLVPDINNPVFLEQSKGINDYLKDKGYILMYAESGEDDEEMSNMVRRFLSNRVDGMILCSRDFTQFGDMDAIIEPALKNNVHVVLNGYVDSKFEIDRVGFDNVRGAYLATEHLLKMGHSSIALIAGTDSTISEERYRGYREAHIDNHVSLNPALVVKGDFRQHSGYEAMLKILQMNPRPTAVFAMNDVMAIGAMMALEDHKVSVPDEIAVAGFDDIIWCSLIRPRLTSVVQPKYEIGKKLAEFLLSRMNDSYSGPGRHEIFGSRLAVRQSTVKSEQQ; this comes from the coding sequence ATGTCGAGTATTTATCAGGTCGCAGAGATGGCTGGCGTGTCCGTCGCGACGGTATCCCGCGTCATCAACGAACGGGGATACGTGAGCGAGAAAACCCGTCTAAAAGTGCAGGAAGCCATCAATATTCTTCATTACACCCCGAATCAGGCGGCGCAGAGTCTCACCACGTCCAGCACCAAGCTCATCGGGCTGCTCGTGCCCGATATCAACAATCCCGTATTTCTCGAGCAATCCAAGGGGATTAACGATTACCTCAAGGATAAAGGCTACATTCTCATGTACGCGGAATCAGGGGAAGACGACGAGGAAATGTCGAATATGGTGCGGAGATTTCTCAGCAACCGGGTGGACGGCATGATCCTGTGCTCGCGCGACTTCACGCAATTCGGCGATATGGATGCGATCATCGAGCCGGCCTTGAAAAATAACGTGCATGTCGTACTGAACGGCTACGTGGACAGTAAATTCGAGATTGACCGTGTGGGGTTCGACAATGTCAGAGGCGCCTATCTGGCGACCGAGCATTTGCTTAAGATGGGGCATTCCTCCATTGCGCTCATCGCCGGTACGGACAGCACGATTTCCGAGGAACGTTACAGAGGCTACAGAGAGGCGCATATCGACAACCATGTCTCTCTAAATCCGGCACTCGTCGTTAAGGGCGACTTTCGCCAGCATTCCGGTTACGAAGCGATGCTGAAAATCCTGCAGATGAATCCGCGGCCGACCGCCGTTTTTGCGATGAACGACGTGATGGCGATCGGTGCCATGATGGCGCTCGAGGACCATAAGGTTTCCGTTCCGGACGAGATCGCCGTCGCAGGCTTTGACGATATTATCTGGTGCTCGTTGATCCGCCCTCGCCTAACCTCGGTCGTGCAGCCCAAATACGAAATCGGCAAAAAGCTGGCCGAGTTTTTACTGTCGCGTATGAATGATAGTTACTCGGGGCCGGGCAGGCATGAGATATTCGGATCTAGACTCGCCGTACGGCAAAGCACGGTTAAATCGGAGCAGCAATGA
- a CDS encoding ABC transporter substrate-binding protein → MKKLQLTTLFLATTLVASACGNSNGNNETAGSSASSTASAATTPASSSAAATGASGSEPFTLKVSYWADNKNGYYEEVAKRFKEKYPNGTVEFNQHPGDKYNELMNTRLAAGEADDVLFNMNMTAYAKAGYLMDLSGQPWIERMNDSAKTAAQFEGKTYGAFLEVNTFGVFYNKKIFGEQQLVPPTTWDEFIALNEKLKTQKITPIVEGFKDIWTLQAAYIPIAISTYFGSNPNFERDVYDGKASVNGPEVTGALAQFAELADKGYFNKNSLSIGNDQALQDFIDGKAAMHMMGSWTPGVIDGKTQNFPLGFFIIPAKDGNTVMSAGTDKGLSINAATKHPEEAIALVQLMLEPDMLELYGKDNALSAFNDVNPVFANPAMSEIQTALQAHPGHRNPGDYFPPSVQDALNTALTKILAGGGVGDTAAELAKLYEKDKSKVNF, encoded by the coding sequence TTGAAGAAACTGCAGCTCACCACGTTGTTCCTCGCCACGACGCTCGTCGCATCCGCCTGCGGCAATTCGAACGGCAATAACGAAACTGCCGGATCATCGGCAAGCAGCACCGCTTCGGCCGCAACAACGCCGGCGTCAAGCTCGGCGGCGGCCACCGGCGCATCCGGCTCAGAGCCCTTTACCCTAAAGGTCTCTTATTGGGCAGATAACAAAAACGGCTATTACGAAGAGGTAGCCAAACGCTTCAAGGAAAAATACCCGAACGGAACGGTGGAATTCAATCAGCACCCCGGGGACAAATACAATGAGCTGATGAATACACGTCTCGCGGCTGGGGAAGCGGACGACGTGCTGTTCAATATGAATATGACCGCCTACGCCAAAGCGGGCTATTTGATGGATCTGTCGGGCCAGCCATGGATCGAGCGGATGAACGATTCCGCCAAGACGGCCGCGCAGTTCGAAGGGAAAACATACGGCGCCTTCCTCGAGGTCAATACCTTCGGCGTTTTCTACAATAAGAAAATTTTCGGTGAACAGCAGCTTGTTCCGCCGACAACCTGGGACGAATTCATCGCGCTGAACGAGAAGCTGAAGACGCAGAAGATTACGCCGATCGTCGAGGGCTTCAAGGATATCTGGACGCTGCAGGCCGCTTATATCCCGATTGCAATCAGCACTTATTTCGGATCCAATCCCAATTTCGAGCGCGACGTATACGACGGCAAAGCCAGCGTGAACGGCCCCGAAGTAACGGGCGCCCTGGCGCAGTTCGCGGAGTTGGCGGACAAGGGCTACTTCAACAAGAACAGCCTAAGCATCGGCAACGACCAGGCGCTGCAGGACTTTATCGACGGCAAAGCGGCGATGCACATGATGGGCAGCTGGACGCCCGGCGTCATCGACGGCAAAACGCAAAACTTCCCGCTCGGCTTCTTCATCATTCCGGCCAAGGACGGCAACACCGTCATGTCCGCGGGCACGGACAAGGGCCTGTCCATCAATGCCGCAACCAAGCATCCGGAAGAGGCCATCGCGCTGGTGCAGCTCATGCTGGAACCCGATATGCTTGAACTTTACGGCAAAGACAATGCGCTGAGCGCGTTTAATGACGTGAATCCCGTATTCGCCAATCCGGCGATGTCCGAGATCCAGACGGCGCTGCAGGCACACCCGGGGCATCGCAATCCCGGCGATTACTTCCCACCTTCCGTCCAGGATGCCCTGAACACGGCCCTGACCAAGATTCTGGCCGGCGGCGGCGTGGGCGATACGGCTGCGGAGCTGGCCAAGCTATACGAAAAGGACAAATCGAAAGTCAATTTCTAA